One region of Sphingomonas kaistensis genomic DNA includes:
- a CDS encoding type III PLP-dependent enzyme has product MAEHPFALGLAPRSDRTESFVASGAADIARLKPVQPVTLLRPHAARAAARFFVEKFPGKSLYAVKANPSPDLLRVLWDGGVTHYDVASIGEVRLVSETLPDATLCFMHPVKAVEAIAEAYHGHGVRTFSLDSLEELDKIVSACATDGVAASDLNLLVRVRVSSEHSKLSLASKFGADPSELKALLMAARQASDALGLCFHVGSQAMTPAAYAEAMNRVRDAIVEAAVTVDIVDVGGGFPSSYPGMEPPPLEAYFAVIHESFEKLPISYSAELWCEPGRALCAEYASVLVRVEKRRGDELYINDGAYGTLFDAAHIGWRFPVRLVRDEDSDTRPHSFSFYGPTCDDLDHMVGPFELPGDVGPGDYIEIGMLGAYGSAMRTRFNGFGSANGWSVVVTDAPMASLYGDVAAPSRSNVVTL; this is encoded by the coding sequence TTGGCTGAGCACCCCTTCGCGCTGGGGCTAGCGCCCCGTTCCGATCGCACCGAATCCTTTGTCGCTTCCGGTGCGGCAGACATTGCACGACTGAAGCCGGTCCAGCCGGTCACGCTCCTGCGCCCCCATGCGGCGCGGGCGGCGGCGCGTTTCTTTGTCGAGAAGTTCCCCGGCAAGTCGCTTTATGCGGTCAAGGCCAACCCCTCGCCCGACCTTCTGCGGGTGCTGTGGGATGGCGGCGTCACTCACTATGACGTCGCCTCGATCGGCGAAGTGCGGCTGGTCAGCGAGACGCTGCCTGACGCGACCCTGTGCTTCATGCACCCGGTCAAGGCCGTGGAGGCGATCGCCGAAGCCTATCATGGTCACGGCGTCCGCACCTTCAGCCTCGACAGCCTCGAGGAACTGGACAAGATCGTCTCCGCCTGCGCCACCGACGGCGTTGCGGCGAGCGACCTCAACCTGCTCGTCCGCGTGCGGGTCTCCTCCGAGCACAGCAAGCTCAGCCTGGCGTCCAAGTTCGGTGCCGATCCTTCGGAGCTGAAGGCGCTGCTGATGGCGGCCCGCCAGGCCTCCGACGCGCTCGGCCTCTGCTTCCACGTCGGCAGTCAGGCGATGACCCCGGCGGCCTATGCCGAAGCTATGAACCGCGTTCGTGACGCCATCGTCGAGGCCGCGGTCACCGTCGATATCGTTGATGTCGGTGGCGGATTCCCCTCGTCCTACCCGGGCATGGAGCCGCCGCCGCTCGAAGCTTATTTCGCGGTGATCCACGAATCGTTCGAGAAGCTGCCGATCAGCTATTCGGCCGAACTGTGGTGCGAGCCGGGCCGCGCCCTGTGCGCCGAATATGCCTCGGTCCTCGTGCGCGTCGAAAAGCGCCGCGGCGACGAGCTGTACATCAACGACGGTGCCTACGGGACGCTGTTCGACGCCGCGCACATCGGCTGGCGCTTCCCCGTCCGGCTCGTCCGCGACGAGGACAGCGACACCCGTCCGCACAGTTTCAGCTTCTACGGCCCGACCTGCGACGACCTCGACCATATGGTCGGACCGTTCGAGCTTCCCGGCGACGTCGGCCCCGGCGATTATATCGAGATCGGGATGTTGGGCGCCTATGGCTCGGCGATGCGGACCCGCTTCAACGGCTTCGGCTCAGCGAATGGCTGGTCGGTGGTCGTGACCGACGCACCGATGGCCTCGCTCTACGGCGACGTCGCGGCACCGTCGCGCTCGAACGTCGTTACGCTGTAA
- a CDS encoding threonine ammonia-lyase yields the protein MGNDNLPTRAQVLDAAERIRGLVIETPLRRLRLGDHDVWLKCESLQTGGSFKLRGASNRLALLSEAERRAGVVAFSSGNHAQGVAIAARRLNIPATIVMPADAPAPKVAGTRAQGAEIVFYDRASEDRVAISRALAAERGAVVVPSFDDPHIISGQGTAGLELVAQCPESVRRIVICCGGGGLAAGVALAVPGAEIVVVEPEGWDDMRRSLELGRIVPVVADAPPTACDALQTPVVSPLTFGVLQARGATGVSVSEDDVRAAGRFAWKELDLMVEPGGSAALAAVLAGKVAPGPGTVVMVTGGNMDPATHAAWVA from the coding sequence ATGGGCAACGACAATCTTCCGACCCGCGCGCAGGTGCTCGACGCTGCTGAGCGCATTCGTGGACTGGTGATCGAGACGCCCCTCAGGCGGCTGCGGCTCGGCGACCACGACGTGTGGCTGAAATGCGAATCGCTGCAGACCGGCGGATCGTTCAAGCTGCGCGGCGCGAGCAACCGCCTTGCGCTGCTCAGCGAGGCCGAACGACGTGCCGGGGTGGTCGCTTTTTCAAGCGGCAACCATGCGCAGGGCGTGGCGATTGCGGCACGGCGCCTGAATATTCCGGCCACCATCGTGATGCCGGCCGATGCGCCTGCCCCGAAAGTCGCCGGTACCCGCGCCCAGGGCGCCGAGATCGTCTTTTACGACCGCGCGAGCGAGGACCGAGTCGCTATCTCACGCGCCCTCGCGGCGGAACGGGGTGCAGTGGTGGTGCCGAGTTTCGATGATCCCCACATCATCTCCGGGCAGGGCACCGCGGGGCTCGAGCTGGTGGCGCAGTGTCCGGAGTCGGTGCGGCGGATCGTGATCTGTTGCGGCGGCGGCGGCCTTGCCGCTGGCGTCGCCCTGGCGGTGCCCGGCGCGGAGATCGTTGTGGTCGAACCGGAAGGCTGGGACGACATGCGGCGTAGCCTGGAGCTTGGGCGCATCGTCCCGGTAGTCGCCGACGCTCCGCCGACCGCCTGCGACGCCCTTCAGACGCCGGTGGTGTCGCCGCTGACGTTCGGCGTTCTGCAGGCCCGGGGTGCAACTGGCGTGTCGGTAAGCGAGGACGACGTGCGCGCCGCGGGTCGATTCGCCTGGAAGGAGCTGGATTTGATGGTCGAACCCGGCGGGTCGGCTGCCCTTGCAGCCGTCCTTGCCGGCAAGGTCGCGCCCGGGCCTGGGACGGTGGTGATGGTGACCGGCGGGAACATGGACCCGGCAACCCACGCGGCGTGGGTCGCCTGA